Proteins co-encoded in one Ponticoccus alexandrii genomic window:
- a CDS encoding DUF2853 family protein produces the protein MGKRDELIQKYAEDLRDKCGMEPDMDLLTKVTIGCGPAIYNADSSTVAASQPGEIETVKDNFLVKKLGLSDGPELMEAINTVIETYGQSERNKYRAVVYYMLTKHFKKEAVYG, from the coding sequence ATGGGAAAACGGGACGAGTTGATCCAGAAATACGCCGAGGATCTGCGCGACAAGTGCGGGATGGAGCCGGACATGGATCTGCTGACGAAGGTCACGATCGGCTGCGGCCCGGCGATCTACAACGCGGATTCCTCGACCGTCGCCGCCAGCCAACCCGGCGAAATCGAGACCGTGAAGGACAATTTTCTCGTCAAGAAGCTGGGCCTGTCCGACGGTCCCGAGCTGATGGAGGCGATCAACACGGTGATCGAGACCTACGGCCAGTCCGAGCGCAACAAGTACCGCGCGGTCGTCTACTACATGCTAACGAAGCACTTCAAAAAGGAAGCCGTCTACGGCTGA
- a CDS encoding ketopantoate reductase family protein: MRFIVYGVGAVGGVVATALARSGQEVLGIARGAQLEAIRANGLRLKTPEIDETHSLDCVGSPAEIAFGPEDAILMCMKTQHAEAALDALVAAGVRDQPIFCLQNGVENERRALRRFANVHGVTVLLPATFLEPGKVVCHARPRFGIFDVGRYPGGTDAADEAFCAAMTRANFAAYPQPEVMRSKYGKLLMNLGNIVIASLGPGVEDDGLRDRLKAEAQAVLSAAGIGVDDVGRDDPRRAEHLEVTDVPGEPPLGGSTAQSLQRGTGSVETDFLNGEIVLLGRLHGIPTPANAAMLHLAARMLRESLKPGDLTAPDLLALID, from the coding sequence ATGCGGTTCATCGTCTACGGCGTGGGCGCCGTCGGGGGCGTCGTCGCGACGGCGCTGGCACGGTCGGGGCAAGAGGTGCTGGGCATCGCCCGCGGCGCGCAGCTGGAAGCGATCCGCGCCAACGGCCTGCGCCTGAAGACGCCCGAGATCGACGAGACCCACAGCCTCGACTGCGTCGGCTCACCCGCCGAAATCGCCTTTGGCCCCGAAGACGCCATCCTGATGTGCATGAAGACCCAGCATGCCGAGGCGGCGCTGGATGCGCTGGTGGCGGCGGGCGTCCGGGACCAGCCAATCTTCTGCCTGCAAAACGGCGTCGAGAACGAACGCCGCGCCCTGCGCCGGTTCGCCAATGTCCACGGCGTCACCGTCCTGCTGCCCGCCACCTTTCTCGAGCCGGGCAAGGTGGTCTGCCATGCACGGCCCCGCTTTGGCATCTTCGATGTCGGGCGCTATCCCGGCGGCACCGATGCGGCGGACGAAGCCTTTTGCGCCGCAATGACCCGTGCCAACTTCGCCGCCTATCCGCAGCCCGAAGTCATGCGGTCCAAGTACGGCAAGCTTCTGATGAACCTCGGCAATATCGTGATTGCCAGCCTTGGCCCCGGGGTAGAGGACGACGGGTTGCGCGACAGGTTGAAGGCCGAGGCGCAGGCCGTACTCTCTGCCGCCGGGATTGGCGTCGATGACGTAGGGCGCGACGATCCCCGCCGCGCCGAGCATCTCGAAGTCACCGATGTTCCCGGGGAACCGCCGCTGGGCGGCTCCACCGCGCAAAGCCTGCAGCGCGGCACCGGGTCGGTGGAGACGGACTTTCTGAACGGCGAGATCGTCCTGCTTGGGCGGCTGCACGGCATCCCCACGCCCGCCAACGCGGCTATGCTGCATCTGGCCGCCCGCATGCTGCGCGAGAGCCTGAAGCCCGGCGACCTGACCGCCCCCGACCTGCTGGCCCTGATAGACTGA
- the ahcY gene encoding adenosylhomocysteinase: protein MSQDYVVKDIALAGFGRKELDIAETEMPGLMACRAEFGESKPLAGARIVGSLHMTIQTAVLIETLVALGADVRWASCNIFSTQDHAAAAIAEAGIPVFAVKGQTLEEHWDYLDKSFMFAEGANMILDDGGDATLYVLLGARAEAGEDIIPVPQSEEEEVIKKQIAKRMKESPGWFTKTRDAIQGVSEETTTGVHRLYELQKQGQLPFPAINVNDSVTKSKFDNKYGCKESLVDGIRRATDTMMAGKVAVVCGYGDVGKGSAASLRGAGARVKVTEADPICALQAAMDGFEVVLLEENLDADIFITTTGNKDVIRIEHMREMKDMAIVGNIGHFDNEIQVAALKNHKWTNIKDQVDMIEMPSGSRIILLSEGRLLNLGNATGHPSFVMSASFTNQVLAQIELWKNGDDYKPGVYILPKHLDEKVARLHLGRIGVKLTTLSAEQASYIGVSPEGPFKPEHYRY from the coding sequence ATGTCGCAGGATTACGTCGTCAAGGACATCGCGCTCGCCGGTTTCGGCCGCAAGGAACTGGACATCGCCGAAACCGAGATGCCGGGCCTGATGGCCTGCCGCGCCGAATTCGGTGAAAGCAAGCCGCTGGCGGGTGCCCGCATCGTCGGCTCGCTGCACATGACCATCCAGACCGCCGTGCTGATCGAAACGCTGGTGGCGCTGGGTGCGGACGTCCGCTGGGCGTCGTGCAACATCTTCTCGACGCAGGACCACGCGGCGGCGGCCATCGCCGAGGCCGGCATCCCGGTCTTCGCGGTCAAGGGCCAGACGCTGGAAGAGCACTGGGACTACCTCGACAAGTCGTTCATGTTCGCCGAGGGCGCCAACATGATCCTCGACGACGGCGGCGACGCCACGCTTTACGTGCTGCTGGGCGCCCGCGCCGAGGCCGGTGAGGACATCATCCCCGTGCCGCAGTCCGAAGAGGAAGAGGTGATCAAGAAGCAGATCGCCAAGCGCATGAAGGAAAGCCCGGGCTGGTTCACCAAGACCCGCGACGCGATTCAGGGCGTGTCCGAGGAAACCACGACCGGCGTGCACCGCCTGTACGAGCTGCAAAAGCAGGGTCAGCTGCCCTTCCCGGCGATCAACGTGAACGACTCCGTCACCAAGTCGAAGTTCGACAACAAGTACGGCTGCAAGGAATCGCTGGTCGACGGCATCCGCCGCGCCACCGACACCATGATGGCCGGCAAGGTCGCCGTGGTCTGCGGCTATGGCGACGTGGGCAAGGGCTCTGCCGCCTCGCTGCGCGGCGCCGGTGCCCGCGTGAAGGTCACCGAGGCCGACCCGATCTGTGCGCTGCAGGCGGCGATGGACGGCTTCGAGGTCGTGCTGCTTGAGGAAAACCTCGACGCCGACATCTTCATCACCACCACCGGCAACAAGGACGTGATCCGCATCGAGCACATGCGCGAGATGAAGGACATGGCCATCGTCGGCAACATCGGCCACTTCGACAACGAAATTCAGGTCGCCGCGCTGAAGAACCACAAGTGGACCAACATCAAGGATCAGGTGGACATGATCGAGATGCCTTCGGGCTCGCGCATCATCCTGCTGTCCGAGGGCCGTCTGCTGAACCTCGGCAACGCCACCGGCCACCCCTCCTTCGTGATGTCCGCCTCCTTCACCAACCAGGTGCTGGCGCAGATCGAACTGTGGAAGAACGGCGACGACTACAAGCCGGGCGTCTACATCCTGCCCAAGCATCTGGACGAGAAGGTCGCGCGCCTGCACCTCGGCCGGATCGGCGTGAAGCTGACGACCCTCTCGGCAGAGCAGGCCTCCTATATCGGCGTCTCGCCCGAGGGCCCGTTCAAGCCGGAACACTACCGCTACTGA